Within the bacterium genome, the region GAGCAGCGCTGCGCTCGGCTCGGGCACCGCATTCGAAGGCCGGATCGGCGGGCGCCGGCCCGGCAGATTCGGCAGATCCGGCAGCGCGATCGGGAACTCGAACGACGGCCGATCGTCGCTCCCTCCCCCGCCACGCGGAGGCGGCCACGAAGGAGCGGGCAGCTGCGGCAGCTCGATCGACGGCAGCTCGAACCGCCATCCGTCGCCGCCCGGCCGCTCGAGCACGATCGTGAACGAGTCGTCCCCGTCCTGATTCAGGGAGAAGTGGTTCCCTGGATTCCACTGTGCGGCCGCAGGGGTCGCTGCGAACAGCAACACGACCGCGACCGCGAGCCCAAGCGGGCCCATGGTTCTCGACATCTCCATCTCAAGGTCTCCACCGTCCGGCGAGCCGAACGGTCCAGGACGCCCAGAGGCGTCGGGTTCC harbors:
- a CDS encoding PEP-CTERM sorting domain-containing protein encodes the protein MEMSRTMGPLGLAVAVVLLFAATPAAAQWNPGNHFSLNQDGDDSFTIVLERPGGDGWRFELPSIELPQLPAPSWPPPRGGGGSDDRPSFEFPIALPDLPNLPGRRPPIRPSNAVPEPSAALLFGLGTVVVGQASRRARRVRDPDRS